The genomic region GCAGCGGCACTGGAAGACGTGGGGGCATCGCCCGGTGTCCCTGTGGTGCGTCTCTTTGACGTCTGTTGGTTGGGAAGAGGAGCCACCATGGAAgcctgttgttgtggttgttgttgctgttgttgtggttgtggttttagttgtggttgttgtggctGCTGCCGATTGGTCGAGGACTGCGCCGCAACGGACACTTTGTTTGATTTCTTTGTGCGTGTTTGCTTTGGTTGTCCGTTGATGTCGGAGGTTGGTGTCGGACCTCGGTCGAACGATAAGGTGGGGAACTTGCAGACGCTGGTTTTGGGACCCGGCTTTCTGGACAGTTGACTGCTTCGATCGAGGATGCTCGTGGTGGAAGGGCCCTTCCTTCTGCCCCGTCTGCCTGGGGGCGCTGCCAGGTGAGACTGGTCAAACTGTGGACTCACCTTGAAAGGGAAGAACCATGCGTGTGTTAACCGGTATACCGATGCTTGCTTTGTGTATAATTTGCATTTCTTGTTATATTTGTCACTTGAATGAGTTTGTTGTTCTATGTGCAACTTGTATGCAAAGTCACTCACCCACAGAGCAAGAGATGTATTGTCGTGTGTTGGCCTTTCTGTGATGAACGACTTGGGGTGTAACGCTGCTCGCACCTCGGGCTCCTCGTTTCGGAGTCTGGATCCATCTAGCGA from Gadus morhua chromosome 19, gadMor3.0, whole genome shotgun sequence harbors:
- the rhno1 gene encoding RAD9, HUS1, RAD1-interacting nuclear orphan protein 1, producing MPRKKRTTPKAALLFLEQSLDGSRLRNEEPEVRAALHPKSFITERPTHDNTSLALWVSPQFDQSHLAAPPGRRGRRKGPSTTSILDRSSQLSRKPGPKTSVCKFPTLSFDRGPTPTSDINGQPKQTRTKKSNKVSVAAQSSTNRQQPQQPQLKPQPQQQQQQPQQQASMVAPLPNQQTSKRRTTGTPGDAPTSSSAAAERPPPQPPGHPAGGSHQSPAPLTTTSPPRSATSETPGAVCCIVPSPSVLDTLEVLHGGRGSRSARVYPLLGTPSQECRQSQPETLVADTPEQDYGLRVTWRRRKGLMMALEKGGYLSKVDALVPR